The following coding sequences lie in one Paramisgurnus dabryanus chromosome 16, PD_genome_1.1, whole genome shotgun sequence genomic window:
- the hars gene encoding histidine--tRNA ligase isoform X2, translating to MADKAEIQEAIKTQGEVVRKLKSEKASKDQIDEEVAKLLALKAQLGGDEGKHTFVLKTAKGTRDYNPKQMAIREKVFNIIINCFKRHGAETIDTPVFELKETLTGKYGEDSKLIYDLKDQGGELLSLRYDLTVPFARYLAMNKITNIKRYHIAKVYRRDNPAMTRGRYREFYQCDFDIAGQYDAMIPDAECLKIVYEILSELDLGDFRIKVNDRRILDGMFAVCGVPDEKFRTICSTVDKLDKMAWEDVKNEMVNEKGLSEDAADQIGGYVSMQGGKDLAERLLQDPKLSKSKQACAGLTDMKQLFSYLELFQVTDKVVFDLSLARGLDYYTGVIYEAVLSQTVPASASTEQNGAAGDEAGVSVGSVAGGGRYDGLVGMFDPKGRKVPCVGVSIGIERIFSIMEQKAEASSEKVRTTETQVLVASAQKNLLEERLKLTTELWNAGIKAEVLYKKNPKLLSQLQHCEETGIPLVAILGEQELKDGVVKLRIVASREEVDVPRLNLVDEIKKRTL from the exons ATGGCTGACAAAGCAGAGATCCAGGAGGCGATTAAAACACAAGGAGAGGTCGTCAGAAAACTGAAATCGGAGAAAGCGAGTAAAGATCAG ATTGATGAAGAAGTTGCCAAACTGTTGGCGCTTAAAGCTCAGCTGGGTGGAGATGAGGGCAAACACACATTTGTTCTCAAAACAGCCAAG GGGACCAGGGACTACAACCCCAAGCAGATGGCTATAAGAGAGAAGGTTTTCAACATCATCATCAACTGCTTTAAACGTCATGGTGCTGAAACCATTGATACTCCCGTCTTTGAGCTGAAG GAAACTTTAACAGGAAAGTACGGAGAGGACTCCAAACTTATCTATGATCTAAAGGACCAGGGTGGGGAACTTCTTTCCTTGAGATATGACCTTACT GTCCCATTCGCTCGCTACCTTGCAATGAACAAGATCACCAATATCAAGCGCTACCACATCGCCAAAGTATACCGTAGAGACAACCCAGCCATGACCCGTGGCAGATACAGGGAGTTTTACCAATGT GATTTCGACATTGCGGGTCAGTATGACGCGATGATCCCTGACGCAGAGTGTCTTAAGATCGTCTACGAGATCCTGAGCGAATTAGATCTGGGAGATTTTCGCATCAAG gtGAACGACAGGCGCATTCTAGACGGGATGTTCGCTGTGTGTGGCGTTCCCGACGAGAAGTTTCGGACGATCTGCTCCACGGTGGACAAACTGGACAAG ATGGCCTGGGAGGATGTAAAAAACGAGATGGTAAACGAGAAGGGTCTTTCGGAAGATGCAGCCGATCAGATCGGGGGTTACGTCAGCATGCAAG GTGGGAAGGATCTGGCTGAGCGACTGCTTCAGGATCCCAAACTTTCCAAGAGCAAACAGGCCTGCGCTGGGCTTACAGATATGAAGCAGCTCTTCAGCTACCTCGAGCTCTTTCAGGTCACAGACAAG GTTGTGTTTGATCTGAGTCTCGCTCGAGGTCTGGATTATTACACTGGTGTGATTTATGAGGCGGTTCTGTCCCAGACGGTACCAGCGTCAGCATCCACAGAGCAGAACGGGGCGGCGGGCGATGAGGCGGGCGTTAGCGTCGGCAGCGTGGCAGGTGGGGGGCGATACGACGGTCTGGTGGGCATGTTCGACCCCAAAGGCAGAAAAGTGCCATGTGTGGGTGTAAGCATTGGAATCGAGAGAATCTTCTCCATCATGGAGCAGAAGGCTGAG GCGTCTTCAGAGAAAGTGCGTACCACAGAAACGCAAGTGTTGGTGGCTTCAGCGCAGAAGAATCTTCTAGAAGAACGACTAAAGCTGACCACCGAGCTTTGGAATGCCGGAATAAAG GCTGAAGTTTTATATAAGAAAAACCCAAAACTCTTGAGTCAGCTACAACACTGTGAGGAAACTGGAATTCCACTAGTTGCTATTTTAGGAGAGCAGGAACTCAAAGACGGAGTCGTCAAACTGCGCATTGTCGCCAGCCGAGAAGAG GTGGATGTGCCCAGACTAAATCTGGTTGATGAGATCAAAAAACGGACCTTGTAA
- the hars gene encoding histidine--tRNA ligase isoform X1 yields MNTLGLISMRMCAGLMGRRTIMHLRSIRRSSGMTLSQIDEEVAKLLALKAQLGGDEGKHTFVLKTAKGTRDYNPKQMAIREKVFNIIINCFKRHGAETIDTPVFELKETLTGKYGEDSKLIYDLKDQGGELLSLRYDLTVPFARYLAMNKITNIKRYHIAKVYRRDNPAMTRGRYREFYQCDFDIAGQYDAMIPDAECLKIVYEILSELDLGDFRIKVNDRRILDGMFAVCGVPDEKFRTICSTVDKLDKMAWEDVKNEMVNEKGLSEDAADQIGGYVSMQGGKDLAERLLQDPKLSKSKQACAGLTDMKQLFSYLELFQVTDKVVFDLSLARGLDYYTGVIYEAVLSQTVPASASTEQNGAAGDEAGVSVGSVAGGGRYDGLVGMFDPKGRKVPCVGVSIGIERIFSIMEQKAEASSEKVRTTETQVLVASAQKNLLEERLKLTTELWNAGIKAEVLYKKNPKLLSQLQHCEETGIPLVAILGEQELKDGVVKLRIVASREEVDVPRLNLVDEIKKRTL; encoded by the exons ATGAACACTTTGGGGTTGATCTCCATGCGCATGTGTGCTGGACTGATGGGCCGTCGGACCATCATGCATCTGCGTTCTATACGCCGCTCTTCTGGAATGACTTTATCACAG ATTGATGAAGAAGTTGCCAAACTGTTGGCGCTTAAAGCTCAGCTGGGTGGAGATGAGGGCAAACACACATTTGTTCTCAAAACAGCCAAG GGGACCAGGGACTACAACCCCAAGCAGATGGCTATAAGAGAGAAGGTTTTCAACATCATCATCAACTGCTTTAAACGTCATGGTGCTGAAACCATTGATACTCCCGTCTTTGAGCTGAAG GAAACTTTAACAGGAAAGTACGGAGAGGACTCCAAACTTATCTATGATCTAAAGGACCAGGGTGGGGAACTTCTTTCCTTGAGATATGACCTTACT GTCCCATTCGCTCGCTACCTTGCAATGAACAAGATCACCAATATCAAGCGCTACCACATCGCCAAAGTATACCGTAGAGACAACCCAGCCATGACCCGTGGCAGATACAGGGAGTTTTACCAATGT GATTTCGACATTGCGGGTCAGTATGACGCGATGATCCCTGACGCAGAGTGTCTTAAGATCGTCTACGAGATCCTGAGCGAATTAGATCTGGGAGATTTTCGCATCAAG gtGAACGACAGGCGCATTCTAGACGGGATGTTCGCTGTGTGTGGCGTTCCCGACGAGAAGTTTCGGACGATCTGCTCCACGGTGGACAAACTGGACAAG ATGGCCTGGGAGGATGTAAAAAACGAGATGGTAAACGAGAAGGGTCTTTCGGAAGATGCAGCCGATCAGATCGGGGGTTACGTCAGCATGCAAG GTGGGAAGGATCTGGCTGAGCGACTGCTTCAGGATCCCAAACTTTCCAAGAGCAAACAGGCCTGCGCTGGGCTTACAGATATGAAGCAGCTCTTCAGCTACCTCGAGCTCTTTCAGGTCACAGACAAG GTTGTGTTTGATCTGAGTCTCGCTCGAGGTCTGGATTATTACACTGGTGTGATTTATGAGGCGGTTCTGTCCCAGACGGTACCAGCGTCAGCATCCACAGAGCAGAACGGGGCGGCGGGCGATGAGGCGGGCGTTAGCGTCGGCAGCGTGGCAGGTGGGGGGCGATACGACGGTCTGGTGGGCATGTTCGACCCCAAAGGCAGAAAAGTGCCATGTGTGGGTGTAAGCATTGGAATCGAGAGAATCTTCTCCATCATGGAGCAGAAGGCTGAG GCGTCTTCAGAGAAAGTGCGTACCACAGAAACGCAAGTGTTGGTGGCTTCAGCGCAGAAGAATCTTCTAGAAGAACGACTAAAGCTGACCACCGAGCTTTGGAATGCCGGAATAAAG GCTGAAGTTTTATATAAGAAAAACCCAAAACTCTTGAGTCAGCTACAACACTGTGAGGAAACTGGAATTCCACTAGTTGCTATTTTAGGAGAGCAGGAACTCAAAGACGGAGTCGTCAAACTGCGCATTGTCGCCAGCCGAGAAGAG GTGGATGTGCCCAGACTAAATCTGGTTGATGAGATCAAAAAACGGACCTTGTAA
- the dnd1 gene encoding dead end protein 1, with protein sequence MEGADLLQLFNPQALKALKEWMQKSSTTLTQVNGQRKYGGPPPGWHGPAPGPGCEVFISHIPRNVFEDTLIPLFQRVGTLYEFRLMMNFSGQNRGFAYAKYGDQVTAITAVKTLNQHRIADGVRLMVRRSMEKRQLWIEDLPPDVRQEELLMMLRQISEGVEDVTLKFSGPKGGEVAAVVSYFTHIAASMANKVLVEAFKKQYGMSVTVKWMTFTAKSKHVEKTKQDNGPPAPPGLKPLSKPFSHLHPQPSHHIIPTHTAPQPFIRAVGAPATQPRNEPISQNPASRDAASQLKWLCEVNKLGTPRYEARYNHIGPDGFLYFTYKVMIPALSFPLYGSVQILPGTSARAMKGEVHRATAEQVIQTIYTAARWQPF encoded by the exons ATGGAAGGAGCAGATCTGCTACAG CTTTTCAACCCTCAGGCACTGAAGGCGCTGAAGGAGTGGATGCAAAAATCCTCCACCACCCTAACACAGGTCAACGGTCAGAGGAAATATGGTGGTCCTCCTCCGG GCTGGCACGGTCCTGCTCCAGGGCCAGGCTGCGAGGTCTTCATCAGTCATATTCCACGTAACGTCTTTGAGGACACCTTAATCCCGCTCTTCCAGAGAGTCGGCACTCTATACGAGTTTCGTCTCATGATGAACTTCAGTGGGCAGAACCGCGGCTTCGCCTATGCCAAGTACGGCGACCAGGTCACGGCCATAACTGCCGTTAAAACCCTCAACCAGCACCGGATTGCGGATGGGGTTCGACTGATGGTGCGCAGGAGCATGGAAAAGAGGCAGCTGTGGATTGAGGACCTGCCACCCGACGTACGCCAGGAAGAACTGCTGATGATGCTTCGACAGATCTCGGAGGGCGTGGAGGATGTGACGCTGAAGTTTAGCGGGCCTAAAGGGGGAGAGGTCGCGGCTGTAGTCAGCTACTTCACCCATATCGCTGCATCAATGGCTAACAAAGTATTGGTTGAAG CATTCAAGAAGCAGTACGGCATGTCCGTCACTGTAAAATGGATGACGTTCACTGCAAAGTCCAAGCATGTCGAGAAAACGAAACAAGACAACGGCCCCCCTGCCCCACCCGGTCTAAAACCCCTCTCCAAACCCTTTTCCCACCTGCACCCTCAGCCATCCCATCACATCATCCCAACCCACACCGCCCCCCAGCCCTTCATCCGAGCGGTCGGCGCTCCTGCCACCCAGCCGAGGAACGAGCCGATAAGTCAAAATCCCGCGAGCCGTGACGCTGCGTCTCAGCTGAAGTGGCTCTGCGAGGTGAACAAACTCGGAACGCCACGATACGAAGCACGATACAATCACATCGGCCCTGATGGCTTTCTCTATTTCACGTACAAGGTCATGATCCCAGCGCTTTCTTTTCCCCTGTACGGTTCTGTCCAGATCCTGCCAGGCACCAGCGCTCGGGCCATGAAGGGGGAAGTTCATCGAGCCACTGCCGAGCAAGTGATCCAAACCATATACACGGCTGCACGTTGGCAACCTTTCTAA